A stretch of DNA from Halorubrum sp. BOL3-1:
TCGTGGAGGGCCTCTAAGGTCTGCGTCCGCCGGTGGAGGTCTGTCTCCGCCCCGCGCTCGTCGCTGGCGTCGACGACCGTGACGAGCAGGTGCGTCTCGCCGTCCCGGTCGAGGGAGGCGAACCCGAGCGTCACGGGCAGCGCGCTCCCGTCGGCCCGACGGGCGGAGAGGTCGAGACCGACGGCGATCGACCGGGGCTCGGGGTCGGCGACGTAGCGGCGGAGCTCGTCGCCCGCCTCCCCCTCGTCGGGGTCGAAGAACAGCTCCCCGACGGCCATCCCGACTAGGTCGTCGCGGGCGTGTCCGAACACGGACTCCACGCCGGCGTTCCCGCCCGGACGACGCCGTCGACGTCGACGATCACGACCGGGTCGGGGAGCGCGTCGAGCGCCGCCGGGAACCGGTCTATCGTCACTCCTCCGTCGGCTCGTGGACGTGGCCGCACTCGGGACAGCGGACCTCCTCGCCGCGGAGGTCCGCCGAGGAGGCGCGCACGTCGCGCATCACCTCGCTGATCTTGTCTTCGGCCTCCAGCTCGTCGGCGACCGCGAGGTCGACGCCCTCAACTTCGAGGAGGAACTTCGCGACCTCCGTCACCTCGTACATCATCTCGTCTAAGTCCTCGGCGGTGAAGAAGCCGGACATCGCGCCGTAGAGGAACGTCGCGCCCGCCTTCGTCACCTTCTCCTCGAAGGAGTAGCGCGCCTGATTGACCGCCTGCGGCGTGTACGTGTCGGTCATAAAGGGAACGAGTTCGGGGAGGTTCTCGCCGATCTTCGTCATCTCGACGCCGGTCTCGGTGCGGAAGTCGGCGCAGAGCCGCGCGATCGCCCACTCGCGGGCCGTGATGTACGTCCGGTCGCGCAGGAAATCGTTGACGCGCTCGTAGCGCGCTCCGTCCATCTTCTTGAACCGCTCGTACTTGTGGACGTCGCCGGGCACGTCGTCACCGGTCGCGTCGCCGGGGGTGTCCGTCTCTCTTCCGGCCTCGCCGGTCGCGTCGTCGGGGGCGTCCGTCTCTCCTCCGGCCTCGTCGGTCGCGTCGCCGGGGGCGTCACCGGTCTCGGAGGGTGAGCGGTCGGCGGTCGAATCGCCGGTCTCGTCGGCCGAGTCGGCCGCCGGACCGGTGTGATCGCTCATACCGTTGAAACTCCGCGGGCGGGCAAAAGCCTTGTCGGTGGTCGTCGCCGCCCGGAGATCCATTTTTATACCGCCGCGCGGAGGGGTACCACATGAAGGTGCTTTGCGGGATCGGCGGCAGCGACGACTCGCTCCGCGCGCTCGACCGGACGGTCGAGCGCGCGGCGGCCGCGAACGACGACCTGACGATCGCCGTGGTCGACAACGACGACTCCTCGACGTCGCCCGACGAGGTCACGGACCGCGCCGCGGCGACGGTCGACGGGGCGGGGATCGACGCCGAGGTGCGACGCGTCGAGGGAGACCCGGGGAGCCGACTGGTCGAGATAGCCGAGACGGAGGGGTTCGAGGAGATCGTCTTGGGCGGGGGACACACGAGTCCGATGGGGAAGATCACGATCGGCTCGATCGCGGAGTTCGTCCTGTTGAACGCCAAGACCTCGGTCACGCTGGTCAGATGAGCGACCGAGCGTACCCGGACGCGGTGGCCGGAGAGTTCCCGCCGCCGCCGACCGCGTTCACCGACCGCGAGGACCGCGAGGTCGAGATCCGGCCGTACGAGGGGGACGACGAGGCCCACGAGGCGCTCGTGGAGATGTACGACGCGTTCGACCCGGCCGACCGCGCGCAGGGGATCCCGCCGGGCGGCGAGGAGCGCATCCGCGAGTGGTTAGAGGCGATCCTCCCCGGCGACTGCTACAACGTGATCGCCTGGTGCGGCGACGAGGCGGCCGGCCACGCGACGCTCGTTCCCGACGGCGACGCCTACGAGCTGGCGATCTTCGTCCATCAGAAGTACCAGCGCGCCGGGATCGGCACGCACCTCATCCGCGGGCTGCTCGGCCACGGGCAGGCGAACGGCGTCCGGAAGGTGTGGCTCACCGTCGAGCGCTGGAACCGCGCGGCGGTCTCTTTATACAAGAAGATCGGCTTCGAGACCTCCAACGCCGAGAGCTTCGAACTGGAGATGGGCCTGCGGCTGAACCCCGAGGCCGACGGCGAGTAGCGCTCGCCGGAATCTTCAAGCCTTTACGCGCGGCCCGCGACCGCTCGGGTATGAGCCATCGAATTCTACTCCTCGGGGCGCCCGGCGCCGGCAAAGGCACACAGAGCAAGAGACTCGCCGCAGAGTACGGTATCGACCACGTCACGACCGGCGACGCGCTCCGCGCGAACAAAGAGATGGAGACCGAGTACGGCACGCCGAAGTCGTTCATGGACGCGGGCGAACTGGTCCCCGACCCGGTCGTTAACGAGATCGTTCAGGCCGCGCTCGATGACGCCGACGGGTTCGTCCTCGACGGCTACCCGCGCAACCTCGATCAGGCGGAGTACCTCTCTTCGATTACGGATCTGGACGCCGTGATCTTCCTCGACGTCGACGAGGATGTCCTCGTCGACCGGCTCACGGGTCGGCGGATGGACCCCGAGACCGGCGATATCTACCACGTCGAGTTTAATTGGCCCGACGACGAGGCGGTCCAGGAGCGGCTCGTCCAGCGCGAGGACGACGAGGAAGACACCGTCCGCGACCGGCTGGAGGTGTACCGAGAGAACACGGAGCCGGTCATCGAGCATTTCCGCGACCGGGGCGATCTCGTCGAGATAGATGGTGAGGCCGCTCCCGACGAGGTCTTCGACCGGATCGCCGACGTCGTCGAAGGCTAATCCGCTCGTCGCCGGCGGCGGGT
This window harbors:
- a CDS encoding DUF5806 family protein — its product is MSDHTGPAADSADETGDSTADRSPSETGDAPGDATDEAGGETDAPDDATGEAGRETDTPGDATGDDVPGDVHKYERFKKMDGARYERVNDFLRDRTYITAREWAIARLCADFRTETGVEMTKIGENLPELVPFMTDTYTPQAVNQARYSFEEKVTKAGATFLYGAMSGFFTAEDLDEMMYEVTEVAKFLLEVEGVDLAVADELEAEDKISEVMRDVRASSADLRGEEVRCPECGHVHEPTEE
- a CDS encoding adenylate kinase; the protein is MSHRILLLGAPGAGKGTQSKRLAAEYGIDHVTTGDALRANKEMETEYGTPKSFMDAGELVPDPVVNEIVQAALDDADGFVLDGYPRNLDQAEYLSSITDLDAVIFLDVDEDVLVDRLTGRRMDPETGDIYHVEFNWPDDEAVQERLVQREDDEEDTVRDRLEVYRENTEPVIEHFRDRGDLVEIDGEAAPDEVFDRIADVVEG
- a CDS encoding GNAT family N-acetyltransferase gives rise to the protein MSDRAYPDAVAGEFPPPPTAFTDREDREVEIRPYEGDDEAHEALVEMYDAFDPADRAQGIPPGGEERIREWLEAILPGDCYNVIAWCGDEAAGHATLVPDGDAYELAIFVHQKYQRAGIGTHLIRGLLGHGQANGVRKVWLTVERWNRAAVSLYKKIGFETSNAESFELEMGLRLNPEADGE
- a CDS encoding universal stress protein translates to MKVLCGIGGSDDSLRALDRTVERAAAANDDLTIAVVDNDDSSTSPDEVTDRAAATVDGAGIDAEVRRVEGDPGSRLVEIAETEGFEEIVLGGGHTSPMGKITIGSIAEFVLLNAKTSVTLVR